A single window of Solenopsis invicta isolate M01_SB chromosome 3, UNIL_Sinv_3.0, whole genome shotgun sequence DNA harbors:
- the LOC105206458 gene encoding prenylcysteine oxidase-like codes for MSRVENIMEDIAKIYDLQDAGHSFANATALLSVINKDFPKLLQTSTREYPLRQGFKKILIDGLVQAITVAVYGVEVQNIQSFVGRISVAVVCADLWSVKGGNKKVPQHLIYRNKNVNVEPRRVIKIHNLANVSNSSQYEVTYINKGNTDSITSNYDIVIIAAPLTSDQEFQIEFVGFPNSLVFSGDYQTVYVTLVKAKLNLTYFGLQQSINSILSFNLNQTRISLFEKSGLVDDSVKKFPRVWSICSKEPMESSAIHERFSHVIEKKEIVWKAYPQYSTNLLKPNNFKLHDALYHVNAMEWIGSAMEMSAIAGRNVAILAYKDFQKSRLSDSLSTHSDIKKLRMSVDL; via the exons ATGTCA AGAGTAGAAAACATAATGGAAGATATTGCGAAGATATACGATCTGCAGGATGCTGGGCATTCATTTGCCAATGCCACCGCACTATTATCAGTTATAAATAAGGATTTTCCGAAGTTATTGCAAACATCCACGAGAGAGTATCCTTTGCGTCAAGGTTTTAAAAAGATTCTGATCGACGGATTAGTGCAAGCCATTACCGTAGCTGTTTATGGCGTGGAAGTTCAAAATATTCAGAGTTTTGTTGGTCGTATATCTGTAGCTGTAGTATGCGCTGATTTGTGGTCTGTTAAGGGTGGaaacaaaaaa GTACCGCAGCATCtcatttatagaaataaaaatgtgaacgTAGAACCGCGTCGCGTTATAAAGATCCATAATCTAGCAAACGTATCTAATTCGAGTCAGTACGAAGTGACCTACATAAATAAAG GTAACACGGACTCAATAACATCTAATTACGACATTGTGATTATCGCCGCACCACTTACCAGCGACCAAGAATTTCAAATAGAATTCGTCGGATTTCCAAACAGCTTGGTGTTTTCTGGAGACTATCAGACAGTATATGTGACACTTGTCAAAGCAAAACTTAATCTAACATATTTTGGTTTGCAACAGTCTATAAATAGTATTCTAAGTTTTAATCTCAACCAAACCAGGATCAGTTTGTTTGAGAAATCTGGTCTTGTTGACGATTCAGTTAAGAAATTTCCTCGAGTTTGGAGTATATGTAGCAAGGAACCTATGGAGTCAAGTGCTATACACGAAAGGTTTTCTCAT GTCAtcgagaaaaaagaaatcgtTTGGAAAGCATATCCCCAGTACTCGACAAATTTGTTGAAACCCAATAATTTCAAGTTACACGATGCTTTGTATCATGTCAATGCGATGGAATGGATCGGAAGTGCAATGGAAATGAGTGCGATTGCTGGAAGAAACGTCGCTATTTTGGCATACAAAGATTTTCAGAAATCACGGCTGTCGGACAGCCTTTCAACACAttctgatattaaaaaattacgcaTGTCAGTAGACTTGTAG
- the LOC120357188 gene encoding prenylcysteine oxidase-like has translation MTNVRIVKDNTSNLRISDNTESITSNYDIMIIAAPLTSDQEFQIEFFGFPNSLVFSGDYQTVYVTLVKAKLNLTYFGLQQSINSILSFNLNQTRISLFEKSGLVDDSVKKSPRVWSICSKEHMMESSAIHEMFSHVIEKKEIVWKAYPQYSTNLLKPNNFKLHDALYHVNAMEWIGSAMEMSAIAGRNVAILAYKDFQKSRLSDSLSTYSNIKKLRMSVDL, from the exons ATGACGAATGTTCGAATCGTAAAAGATAACACGAGTAATCTACGCATTTCAGATAACACGGAATCAATAACATCTAATTACGACATTATGATTATCGCCGCACCACTTACCAGCGACCAAGAATTTCAAATAGAATTCTTCGGATTTCCAAACAGCTTGGTGTTTTCAGGAGACTATCAGACAGTATATGTGACACTTGTCAAAGCAAAACTTAATCTAACATATTTTGGTTTGCAACAGTCTATAAATAGTATTCTAAGTTTTAATCTCAACCAAACCAGGATCAGTTTGTTCGAGAAATCTGGTCTTGTTGACGATTCAGTTAAGAAATCTCCTCGAGTTTGGAGTATATGTAGCAAGGAACATATGATGGAGTCAAGTGCTATACACGAAATGTTTTCTCAT gtcatcgagaaaaaagaaatcgtTTGGAAAGCATATCCCCAGTACTCGACAAATTTGTTGAAACCCAATAATTTCAAGTTACACGATGCTTTGTATCATGTCAATGCGATGGAATGGATCGGAAGTGCAATGGAAATGAGTGCGATTGCTGGAAGAAACGTCGCTATTTTGGCATACAAAGATTTTCAGAAATCACGGCTGTCGGACAGCCTTTCAACgtattctaatattaaaaaattacgcaTGTCAGTAGACTTGTAG